The following nucleotide sequence is from Luteolibacter sp. Y139.
AGTCCCATCGCATCGCACCGCAGTCGCTCAAGCCGGGTGACAAGAATCCGCTCGATGATATCCGTGCCGAGCTGGTGGAAGTCCGCGCGGAATTCGAGCCGGGTGAAGCTGACGAGGTGATCTTCAATATCCGCGACGTGATGGTTGTCTACGATGCGAAGAAGCAGGAGTTCAGCGTGAACGGACACCGTGCGCCGGCGCCGCTCATCGATGGCAAGCAGCGCATCACGATCTTCTGCGACCGCACCGGGGTCGAGGCATTCGCCAGCGACGGTCTGTGCTTCATCCCGATGCCGATCAATCTCAAGGGCGAGAACCGCCGGCTTTATCTTGAGACGCGTGGTGGTGCGGCGAAGATCGCTTCGCTGGAAGTGCACGAGCTGCGCTCGGCGTGGAAGACGAAGTAAGGAGGTTCTTGAGAGAGGGCTGGTGGAACGCCGGCCCTCCTCACTTCATCCTTACTTCACATAGGCCCCACAGGATTCCCGCACGATCAGGCTGCCATTGAGGCGGATGCTGCGTGCGGGAAGCGATGGGTCCTGGAGTCGATCCAGCATGGCGCGGAATGCGGAGATCGCGATCTCCTGGCAGGGTTGGCGGTAGGTGGTGAGCGGAGGGCTGACGAGGCTGGCGAAGCCTGCGTCATCGAAGCCGACGACGCGCACGTCGCCGGGGACGGACACGCCAATCTTCCCCAGCGTCCGCACGAGCAGCGCGGCGGTGTGATCATTGCCGCAGACGATGGCGTCTGGGCGCGATCCCATGACCTTGTTGGCGAAAACAGGATCGCCTGCTTCGCCGCGCTCCGCCTTGATGAAGCACTCGGCACTACCGCACTGGCTGACCGCGGTCCACAGGCCGGTATAGCGAGCGTCGACCGTAGAGGCTGAAAGCGGCTTCGCGACATGGACGAAGCGGGTGCAACCGAGCTTGATCAAATGCCGGCCGATGGAGAAGCCGCCGCCGGCATTGTCCACGCCGACGAGGTCGTATTCACTGCGCTCGGGGTAGACGACGATGTCGTGATCGACGAGCACCACCGGGATGCCGGCTTCACGGAAGCGCTTTACCATCCGGAGATTCGCCTCGTAGCCGCCTTTGACGAATTCGTAAGGCGCGAAGAAGACACCATCGACGCGGTTCTCGATAAACTGCTGGCAGAGCTCGTCGCCATGCTCGAGCCGGGTATCGGCATCAAGCTGGGGAAGCGTCGAGCCACCCCAA
It contains:
- a CDS encoding substrate-binding domain-containing protein, with translation MSTRAPAKHEDISAELRKEIAAGKYGEEGRLPSDSKLMERFGVSRPTVAQAMRTLTTEGLVVRKTGSGTYARPPSQSSVPISTHRLALLMPHFGHTEIFQLIAGHLASLARHHEYSLVWGGSTLPQLDADTRLEHGDELCQQFIENRVDGVFFAPYEFVKGGYEANLRMVKRFREAGIPVVLVDHDIVVYPERSEYDLVGVDNAGGGFSIGRHLIKLGCTRFVHVAKPLSASTVDARYTGLWTAVSQCGSAECFIKAERGEAGDPVFANKVMGSRPDAIVCGNDHTAALLVRTLGKIGVSVPGDVRVVGFDDAGFASLVSPPLTTYRQPCQEIAISAFRAMLDRLQDPSLPARSIRLNGSLIVRESCGAYVK